A stretch of Flavobacterium sp. N2270 DNA encodes these proteins:
- the radC gene encoding RadC family protein, with protein MYTPINQWAEDDRPREKFLLKGRASLSDSELLAILIGSGSRNESAVQLCQRILASTNNNLNLLGKLTVQQLIQFKGIGEAKAISIAAALELGRRRRVEETVELSKITSSKAVFEIMQPIIGELPHEEFWVLYLNNSNKVIYKSQISKGGLTGTLVDTRIVFKMALEHNATSIILSHNHPSGKLQASGADIQITKKLKEAGRSLDIQILDHVIITEHSYFSFADEGIF; from the coding sequence ATGTATACGCCAATTAATCAGTGGGCCGAGGATGATCGACCACGTGAGAAATTCCTTCTAAAAGGAAGAGCTTCTTTATCTGATTCAGAATTACTTGCTATTCTTATAGGTTCTGGGTCAAGAAACGAAAGTGCCGTGCAACTTTGCCAACGCATTTTAGCTTCTACAAATAACAACCTAAATCTTCTTGGTAAACTTACGGTTCAACAATTAATTCAGTTCAAAGGAATTGGAGAAGCAAAAGCTATTTCTATTGCTGCAGCTTTAGAGTTAGGAAGAAGACGAAGAGTTGAAGAAACGGTTGAGTTATCTAAAATTACTTCAAGTAAAGCAGTTTTTGAAATTATGCAACCTATTATTGGTGAATTGCCTCACGAAGAGTTTTGGGTCTTGTACCTTAATAATTCCAACAAAGTAATTTACAAATCGCAAATAAGTAAAGGTGGTTTGACTGGAACGCTTGTCGATACTCGAATTGTATTCAAAATGGCTTTAGAGCATAATGCAACTTCTATTATTTTATCGCATAATCATCCTTCTGGAAAATTACAAGCTAGTGGTGCAGATATTCAAATTACTAAGAAATTAAAAGAAGCAGGTAGGAGTTTGGACATTCAAATTTTAGACCATGTAATAATTACCGAACACAGTTATTTTAGTTTTGCAGATGAAGGAATTTTTTAG
- a CDS encoding GIY-YIG nuclease family protein, whose protein sequence is MKPGFVYIITNHSNTTLYIGVTSNLPNRIIEHREKRFQNSFSARYNLNKLVYYEQFQMIGDAISREKQLKGGSRKAKIELIEKMNPNWDDLFEDIKDVMII, encoded by the coding sequence ATGAAGCCAGGTTTTGTTTATATTATTACAAATCATTCCAATACAACATTGTATATTGGTGTAACTTCTAATTTACCAAATAGAATTATAGAACACAGAGAGAAAAGATTTCAAAACTCATTTTCTGCTAGATATAATTTAAATAAACTAGTTTATTATGAGCAATTCCAAATGATTGGTGATGCCATTTCTAGGGAAAAACAATTAAAAGGTGGTTCAAGAAAAGCTAAAATAGAATTAATTGAAAAAATGAACCCCAATTGGGATGATTTGTTTGAAGATATTAAAGATGTTATGATTATTTAG
- a CDS encoding ABC transporter permease produces MITKLAWRNIWFKPLNTILSIILLTSSVAIITVLVLLEKQFEEKFTNNIDGVDLVLGAQGSPLQLILSSVYQVDAPTGNISYDSAKVWMQHPFVKKAIPLAFGDNYRGYKILGTTSDYLEKYDAKITQGKIFENNFEVVVGSEIAQKLNLKLGDEFFGSHGDAAEGEVHDQYAYKIVGIAEQTGKVVDNLILCTIPSVWQMHGGHEEANPAHGEEGHVHEEGEEHHSEEFTLDKKGMDITAVLLQIRNPMAKLTWQRLIPQNTKMQAASPALEVNRLVSLFGVGINGLRYLAYGIMLISGISIFIALFNTLKERKDEFALLRVNGAKRLQLLKLIMIESLLLCTVGFIFGTILGRVALIFISNSSEEDFKLSFNPYEFIWEKEGILFLLTISVGIIAALIPAIKAYNLNISKTLANA; encoded by the coding sequence ATGATTACAAAATTAGCATGGCGAAATATTTGGTTTAAACCATTGAATACTATTTTAAGTATAATATTACTAACTTCAAGTGTAGCAATTATTACTGTTTTGGTTTTATTGGAAAAACAATTTGAAGAAAAATTTACCAATAATATTGATGGGGTTGATTTAGTTCTCGGAGCACAAGGAAGTCCGTTGCAATTAATTCTTTCTTCAGTTTACCAAGTAGATGCGCCTACAGGAAACATAAGTTACGATTCTGCAAAAGTTTGGATGCAACATCCATTTGTAAAAAAGGCAATTCCACTTGCTTTTGGAGACAATTATCGAGGTTATAAAATATTAGGAACAACTTCAGATTATTTAGAGAAATATGATGCGAAAATTACTCAAGGAAAAATATTCGAAAATAATTTTGAAGTAGTTGTTGGTTCTGAAATTGCTCAAAAATTAAATTTAAAGTTGGGAGATGAATTTTTTGGTTCGCATGGTGATGCTGCTGAAGGAGAAGTTCATGATCAATATGCGTATAAAATTGTTGGAATAGCAGAACAAACGGGTAAAGTTGTTGATAATTTAATCTTATGTACTATTCCAAGTGTTTGGCAAATGCACGGTGGACATGAAGAAGCAAATCCAGCACATGGAGAAGAAGGGCATGTTCATGAAGAGGGAGAAGAGCATCATTCAGAAGAATTTACTTTAGATAAAAAAGGAATGGATATAACTGCTGTTTTGTTGCAGATTAGAAATCCTATGGCAAAATTAACTTGGCAACGTCTTATTCCTCAAAACACAAAAATGCAAGCTGCTTCACCGGCATTAGAAGTAAACCGATTGGTTAGTTTGTTTGGTGTTGGAATAAACGGACTTCGTTATTTAGCTTACGGAATTATGTTAATTTCTGGAATATCAATCTTTATTGCATTATTCAATACTTTAAAAGAAAGAAAAGATGAATTTGCGCTTTTACGTGTAAACGGGGCAAAAAGATTACAACTTTTAAAACTAATAATGATTGAAAGTTTGTTGCTTTGTACTGTTGGATTTATCTTTGGTACGATTTTGGGAAGAGTAGCATTGATATTTATTTCAAACTCATCTGAAGAAGATTTTAAACTGAGTTTTAATCCTTACGAATTCATTTGGGAGAAAGAAGGAATATTATTTTTACTAACAATATCTGTAGGTATAATTGCGGCGTTAATTCCTGCAATAAAAGCTTATAATTTAAACATATCAAAAACATTAGCAAATGCGTAA
- a CDS encoding tetratricopeptide repeat protein, which produces MKYFIFLFLISANLFSQSNFEKGEKLFAQKKYNEAKIHFDNYLSQFPLNLKTIEYLGDIAGHNKDWAEAIKCYEKIKQQNPQNANYHYKYGGALGMKAKESNKFAALGMIDDVEDAFLIATKLDKKHIESRWALVIFYIEIPAIIGGSETKAQVYANELMQLSKVDGYLAKGYIDVYFKRYKNAEINYKNAHIIGNSKTTFEKLYDLYLNKLKEKAKANKLKELFEK; this is translated from the coding sequence TTGAAATATTTCATTTTTTTGTTTTTAATTTCTGCTAACCTATTTTCTCAATCTAATTTTGAAAAAGGGGAGAAATTGTTTGCTCAAAAAAAATATAATGAAGCAAAAATTCATTTCGATAATTATTTAAGTCAATTTCCATTAAACTTAAAAACAATTGAGTATTTAGGTGATATTGCAGGTCATAATAAAGATTGGGCTGAAGCTATTAAATGCTACGAAAAGATCAAACAGCAAAACCCTCAAAATGCAAACTATCATTATAAGTATGGTGGAGCATTAGGAATGAAAGCGAAAGAAAGTAATAAGTTTGCCGCATTAGGGATGATTGATGATGTCGAGGATGCTTTTTTAATAGCGACAAAATTAGATAAAAAGCATATTGAATCTCGTTGGGCTTTAGTAATTTTTTATATTGAAATTCCTGCAATAATAGGAGGAAGTGAAACAAAAGCGCAAGTATATGCTAATGAATTAATGCAACTTTCAAAAGTAGACGGATATTTAGCAAAAGGATATATCGATGTTTATTTTAAACGATATAAAAATGCTGAAATTAATTATAAAAATGCGCATATCATTGGGAATTCAAAAACTACTTTTGAAAAACTATATGATTTGTATTTGAATAAATTAAAGGAAAAAGCAAAAGCAAATAAGTTAAAAGAATTGTTTGAAAAATAA
- a CDS encoding UDP-N-acetylmuramate--L-alanine ligase — protein sequence MRTHFIAIGGAAMHNLALALHDKGYKVTGSDDAIFEPSKSRLEKKGLLPNEMGWFTEKITTDIDAIILGMHAKADNPELLKAQELGLKIYSYPEFLYEQSKDKTRVVIGGSHGKTTITSMILHVMHYHNVEVDYMVGAQLEGFDTMVHLTEDNDFIVLEGDEYLSSPMDLRPKFHLYQPNIALLSGIAWDHINVFPTFENYVEQFRIFTNQITKGGILVYNEEDVTVKQVAEETENQIRRIPYLTPEYSVENGITLLETPDGPMPIEVFGAHNLNNLAGAKWICQNMGIDEADFYEAIATFKGASKRLEKIAEGNSKVAYKDFAHSPSKVAATTKAVKNQYPDRKLIACLELHTYSSLNAEFLKEYEGALESADVAVVFYSPDAVKIKQLEEVTYDQIAQSFKRDDLIIYTNPTEFKDFLFAQNFDNSALLLMSSGNYGGLNFDEVKTLIE from the coding sequence ATGAGAACACATTTCATAGCCATCGGCGGAGCAGCAATGCACAATTTAGCATTGGCATTACATGATAAAGGATATAAAGTTACAGGTAGTGACGACGCTATTTTTGAACCTTCAAAATCACGTTTAGAGAAAAAAGGATTGTTGCCAAATGAAATGGGTTGGTTTACAGAGAAAATCACTACCGATATTGATGCAATTATTCTAGGAATGCACGCAAAAGCAGATAATCCAGAATTATTAAAAGCACAAGAATTAGGCTTGAAAATTTATTCGTATCCAGAGTTTTTATACGAACAATCGAAAGATAAAACCAGAGTGGTAATTGGTGGTTCTCACGGAAAAACAACAATTACTTCAATGATTTTACACGTAATGCATTATCATAATGTTGAGGTCGATTATATGGTTGGCGCACAACTTGAAGGTTTTGATACGATGGTTCACCTTACAGAAGATAACGATTTTATTGTTTTAGAAGGTGATGAATATTTGTCTTCACCAATGGATTTACGACCGAAATTTCACTTATATCAACCAAATATTGCCTTGCTATCAGGAATTGCTTGGGATCATATAAATGTGTTTCCAACATTTGAAAATTATGTAGAACAATTTCGAATTTTTACCAATCAAATTACAAAAGGTGGAATTTTAGTTTATAATGAAGAAGATGTAACTGTAAAACAAGTAGCCGAAGAAACCGAAAACCAAATTAGAAGAATTCCATATTTAACTCCAGAATATTCGGTAGAAAATGGAATTACATTATTAGAAACTCCAGACGGACCAATGCCTATTGAAGTTTTTGGAGCGCATAATTTAAATAATTTAGCTGGTGCCAAATGGATTTGCCAAAATATGGGAATTGACGAAGCTGATTTCTATGAAGCAATTGCAACTTTTAAAGGTGCAAGCAAACGTTTAGAAAAAATTGCAGAAGGAAATAGTAAAGTTGCTTACAAAGATTTTGCACATTCGCCAAGTAAAGTTGCAGCCACTACAAAAGCGGTTAAAAATCAATATCCAGACAGAAAATTAATCGCTTGTTTAGAATTACACACGTATTCTAGTTTAAATGCTGAATTTTTAAAAGAATACGAAGGCGCTTTAGAATCGGCAGACGTCGCCGTTGTTTTTTATTCGCCAGATGCTGTGAAAATTAAACAATTAGAAGAAGTAACCTACGACCAAATTGCACAGTCTTTTAAACGAGACGATTTAATTATTTACACCAATCCAACAGAATTTAAAGATTTCTTATTTGCTCAAAACTTTGATAATTCAGCTTTGCTTTTAATGAGTTCTGGAAATTATGGCGGGTTGAATTTTGATGAGGTAAAAACGTTGATTGAGTAA
- a CDS encoding ABC transporter ATP-binding protein: MIISAENITFSYNKEQSFILPNLYCSEGSTILITGDSGKGKTTYLHILAGLLKPTTGKILIDGTDIVSLNERENDKFRGQNIGLVFQKSYFISSLTVLENLEMASWLANGNKNTTRAKKLLVELDIEKQAHKLPSQLSIGQQQRVSIARALMNEPKVLLADEPTSSLDDKNAEKVIELLTSLSKEYKAALIIVTHDSRIKEKFINQLTLV, encoded by the coding sequence ATGATTATAAGTGCCGAAAATATTACTTTTTCATACAATAAAGAGCAATCTTTTATTTTGCCTAATTTGTATTGTTCTGAAGGAAGTACCATCTTAATTACTGGCGATTCTGGTAAAGGTAAAACAACCTATTTACATATTCTAGCAGGTTTATTGAAACCAACAACAGGTAAAATCTTAATTGATGGAACGGATATTGTTTCCTTGAATGAAAGAGAAAACGATAAATTTAGAGGTCAGAATATTGGTTTGGTTTTCCAAAAGTCTTATTTTATTTCTTCTTTAACGGTTTTAGAGAATTTAGAAATGGCTAGTTGGTTGGCTAATGGGAATAAAAATACTACAAGGGCTAAAAAACTTTTAGTTGAATTAGATATTGAAAAGCAAGCACATAAATTACCAAGTCAATTGAGTATTGGTCAGCAACAACGTGTTTCTATTGCAAGAGCCTTAATGAATGAACCAAAAGTGCTTTTAGCAGATGAGCCTACATCGAGTTTAGATGATAAAAACGCTGAAAAAGTAATTGAATTGCTGACAAGTTTATCTAAAGAATATAAAGCTGCGCTTATTATTGTAACGCATGATAGTAGAATTAAAGAGAAATTTATTAACCAATTAACGTTAGTGTAA
- a CDS encoding DUF1287 domain-containing protein, with product MKMHFAFLFIPILFCCQKEQSLPTDINNVTINNITGTEQRIKPIENPIDFYQKLSNAAISIIDPEIVYTPAYVVIKYPNGDVPPKTGVCTDVIIRAYRKLDIDLQKEVHEDMKANFSKYHNLKKWGLKTTDKNIDHRRVPNLEVFFERKGEKLPITDNPDDYKTGEIVSWLLTGDAIPHIGIITNLKSKDGKRPMIVHNIGSGQVLEDCLLNWKIVGHFRYGE from the coding sequence ATGAAAATGCATTTTGCCTTTCTTTTTATTCCGATTTTATTTTGTTGCCAAAAAGAGCAATCACTACCTACTGATATAAATAATGTAACAATTAACAATATTACAGGAACAGAGCAAAGAATTAAACCAATTGAAAATCCAATTGACTTTTATCAAAAACTTTCTAATGCAGCAATATCTATTATTGACCCTGAAATAGTTTACACGCCAGCTTATGTTGTCATAAAATATCCAAATGGAGACGTTCCTCCAAAAACAGGGGTTTGCACTGATGTTATTATTCGTGCATATAGAAAACTTGATATTGATTTACAAAAAGAAGTGCATGAAGATATGAAGGCAAATTTTTCAAAATATCATAACTTAAAAAAATGGGGATTAAAAACTACTGATAAAAATATTGATCACAGAAGAGTCCCAAATTTGGAAGTTTTTTTCGAACGAAAAGGAGAGAAATTGCCTATAACAGACAATCCAGATGATTACAAAACAGGTGAGATTGTTTCTTGGCTTTTAACAGGTGATGCAATTCCTCATATTGGAATTATTACGAATTTAAAATCTAAAGACGGAAAAAGACCAATGATTGTTCACAATATAGGTAGCGGACAAGTTTTAGAAGATTGTTTACTGAATTGGAAAATTGTGGGGCATTTTAGGTATGGTGAATAA